From Vallitalea longa, one genomic window encodes:
- a CDS encoding metallophosphoesterase family protein: protein MKILLTSDTHGNLRNIIKVINTTKDIDRIIHLGDYERDVEELQKLYRYPIDYVQGNCDFISYAPEVKILEFYGVRILITHGHLHDVKWEYDTILNVGKENNVDIVLFGHTHVSLVKNVDNITLINPGSISLPRDGKGYSFGILEIEKDGKYHITIKNLEKKQKRY from the coding sequence ATGAAGATACTTCTAACTAGTGATACACATGGTAATTTAAGAAATATAATAAAAGTGATAAATACTACAAAAGATATTGATAGAATAATTCATTTAGGTGACTATGAAAGAGATGTAGAAGAGCTACAGAAATTATATAGATACCCTATTGATTATGTACAGGGCAATTGTGATTTCATATCTTATGCACCTGAAGTTAAGATATTAGAATTTTATGGAGTTAGGATATTAATTACTCATGGACATTTACATGATGTTAAGTGGGAGTATGATACTATTTTGAATGTTGGTAAAGAAAATAATGTTGACATAGTTTTATTTGGACACACACATGTGTCGCTGGTTAAAAATGTAGATAATATTACTTTAATTAATCCAGGCAGCATATCTTTACCAAGAGACGGAAAAGGCTATAGTTTCGGGATTTTAGAGATTGAAAAAGATGGAAAATATCATATTACTATAAAAAATTTGGAAAAAAAACAAAAAAGGTATTGA
- a CDS encoding XTP/dITP diphosphatase: MKNEKIIFATKNRGKIKEINMIMKDTKYEVISMEDAGIDMDIVEDGVTFEENAVIKASKVMEIADCIVMADDSGLEIDYLNKAPGIYSARFGGEDTPYSIKNKMIIDKLKGVEEKDRTARFVCAIAVAFPNGDILTNKEVIEGYIINEEKGTNGFGYDPIFYVPEYDCTTAEMDNELKNEISHRGKALRSMKLKMESYMNDNR, from the coding sequence ATGAAAAATGAAAAGATAATTTTTGCCACTAAAAATAGAGGAAAAATAAAAGAGATAAATATGATAATGAAGGATACTAAATATGAAGTTATTTCTATGGAGGATGCTGGTATTGATATGGATATAGTTGAGGATGGTGTCACTTTTGAGGAAAATGCGGTTATAAAAGCTTCAAAAGTTATGGAAATAGCAGATTGCATTGTTATGGCGGATGATTCAGGACTTGAGATAGATTATCTTAATAAGGCACCTGGGATATATTCTGCTAGATTTGGTGGAGAGGATACTCCTTACAGTATTAAAAATAAGATGATTATAGATAAATTAAAAGGAGTAGAGGAAAAAGATAGAACTGCTAGGTTTGTTTGTGCTATTGCGGTTGCTTTCCCTAATGGAGACATTTTAACGAATAAGGAAGTAATAGAAGGGTATATTATAAATGAAGAAAAAGGGACTAATGGCTTTGGGTATGATCCTATCTTTTATGTACCAGAGTATGATTGTACTACTGCTGAAATGGATAATGAACTTAAGAATGAGATTAGTCACAGAGGGAAAGCTTTGAGAAGTATGAAGTTGAAAATGGAAAGTTACATGAATGACAATAGGTAA
- the rph gene encoding ribonuclease PH: protein MKRIDGRKNNEHRRVKITKDFIKYPEGSVLIEMGETKVICNASVEDRVPPFKKDTGEGWVTAEYSMLPRATSDRNNRDINRLKKNNRSVEIQRLIGRALRSVVDYKALGERTITLDCDVIQADGGTRTASITGAFVALMLACKKLLDEGAIDKMPISAFVGAISVGIVNDEEILDLCYQEDSHAKVDMNVVMTDKGEFIEVQGTGEESPFNREQLNKLLELGEKGIGELIKLQKEALE, encoded by the coding sequence TTGAAGAGAATTGATGGAAGAAAAAATAATGAACATAGGAGAGTTAAGATAACCAAAGACTTTATTAAGTATCCAGAAGGATCTGTATTAATAGAAATGGGCGAGACTAAGGTTATATGTAATGCATCAGTAGAAGATAGAGTCCCACCTTTTAAAAAGGACACAGGTGAGGGATGGGTAACTGCTGAATATTCAATGTTACCAAGAGCGACATCAGATAGAAATAATAGGGATATCAACAGATTGAAGAAAAATAATCGTTCAGTTGAAATACAGAGGCTTATAGGTAGAGCACTAAGGTCTGTAGTGGATTATAAAGCATTAGGTGAGAGAACAATAACTTTAGATTGTGATGTTATTCAAGCAGATGGAGGAACTCGTACTGCTTCTATTACAGGTGCTTTCGTAGCTTTAATGTTAGCTTGTAAAAAGCTTCTTGATGAAGGAGCCATCGATAAAATGCCTATTTCAGCATTTGTTGGTGCTATAAGTGTTGGAATAGTTAATGATGAGGAAATATTGGATTTGTGTTATCAAGAAGATAGTCATGCAAAAGTTGATATGAATGTCGTTATGACCGATAAAGGAGAGTTTATTGAAGTTCAAGGTACAGGAGAAGAATCTCCGTTTAATAGGGAACAATTGAATAAGTTATTGGAGTTAGGAGAAAAAGGTATTGGGGAGCTTATCAAATTGCAGAAAGAAGCGTTAGAATAG
- a CDS encoding GerMN domain-containing protein, translating to MYSVNKSLLVTCIAIGLITNSIMVKQSIFFYDFDQCEEGKIVNKEIEFKNNKNLEENIQYTLQSLFDNDDELNSFIPFGVKITNILYINGSLEIQISRNILNYGGTATEDALVNQILATVFDFEEINEFTLFIEDNDDLLVEGTSINKYTRNDWEERMKTIEEN from the coding sequence ATGTATAGTGTTAATAAGTCATTACTAGTTACATGTATAGCTATTGGATTAATTACAAATTCAATTATGGTAAAACAAAGTATATTTTTTTATGATTTTGATCAATGTGAAGAAGGAAAAATAGTTAATAAAGAAATTGAATTCAAGAATAATAAAAATTTAGAAGAAAACATACAATATACATTACAAAGTTTATTTGATAATGATGATGAATTAAATTCATTTATACCTTTTGGAGTTAAAATAACTAATATATTGTATATTAATGGTTCTCTGGAAATACAGATATCTAGAAATATACTAAATTATGGTGGAACAGCTACAGAAGACGCTTTAGTTAATCAAATCCTAGCTACGGTATTTGATTTTGAAGAAATCAATGAATTTACACTTTTCATAGAGGATAATGATGATTTACTTGTTGAAGGAACAAGCATAAATAAATACACAAGAAATGATTGGGAAGAAAGGATGAAAACAATTGAAGAGAATTGA
- a CDS encoding N-acetylmuramoyl-L-alanine amidase codes for MIRRIVTIVLTITIVLNIFSINSMAETTNNGNFYIQYDGQIYRYKNRFVKLVMDGNVIKTGDMPAVIITENIDGEKVARTLVPVREVCESEQIGASVDWNGEKQEIYISYEDKFIVLKVNDRKAIVNNKEVILDIPAKLIQNVGTKKWKTMVPIRFIVETFGYEVNWNGKDYCAEMTKQSNSEENDAIKDDENGDEQTDIEDKNDDNSDIDNEEKHDNDNDTEKDTDTDDKINNDNTDKDDTSSDKEDDTDKDNSSDKDDSESLDSLESGGAKNELPTELKDNPVVWTVDDDILSQVNDRYTESSVVRKLCPTTNIEKVEYIDDKINKKFVIKATSPITDIKKSLWENKLIIDIDNSKCNMKDEIAFEDNTIISGVRTSQFEDNITRIVFDLHDPGNRFNIGLSEDRKEVNIVIQENSIYSIHLGQNDKGDFIKILGIKAPDVKTFRLSNPDRIIFDLPNTMSLLSTLSSSAKGQYIKEIRTAQFDTTTTRIVVETDGQADYNIFKDSESATMIQFIEPSYDNINYENYDRPTLILNKQDKKIEISKIKCVDDYINRKYIINLPENYKELFGSGTIRINDGIFNSVDIDNNNEGNTVLTINENTIYDYRITEDEDNIYIKAYKPKELYSQVIVIDPGHGDTDPGATGNGIAEKDVNLDITLFLKEYLDKDNNIKTYYSRTTDIYSSLGDRCDIANEVDCDFFVSIHNNSFKSGANGTEVYYLAPSSKPGMTSQKLADIFLKKIIDAAGTKNRGCKTANYYVLRNTDMPAILLEIAFISNAEDAAKLKSDKFKKNVAHSIYESILESFNKFPTGR; via the coding sequence ATGATACGTAGAATAGTCACAATTGTATTAACAATAACTATTGTTTTGAACATTTTTTCCATTAATTCAATGGCCGAAACAACTAATAATGGAAATTTCTATATTCAATATGATGGACAAATTTACAGATATAAAAATAGATTTGTAAAACTTGTAATGGATGGTAATGTTATAAAAACTGGAGATATGCCTGCTGTTATAATTACAGAAAATATTGATGGTGAGAAAGTTGCCAGAACATTAGTACCAGTAAGAGAGGTTTGTGAATCTGAACAAATTGGGGCATCAGTAGATTGGAATGGGGAAAAACAGGAAATATACATATCATATGAAGACAAATTTATTGTACTTAAAGTAAATGATAGGAAAGCCATTGTTAATAATAAAGAAGTAATCTTAGATATACCAGCTAAACTGATTCAAAATGTAGGAACAAAAAAGTGGAAAACTATGGTTCCCATAAGATTTATAGTTGAAACATTTGGTTATGAAGTAAATTGGAACGGTAAAGATTATTGTGCTGAGATGACTAAGCAAAGTAATAGCGAAGAAAACGATGCCATCAAGGATGATGAAAATGGTGATGAGCAAACTGATATAGAAGATAAGAATGATGATAATTCTGATATTGATAATGAAGAAAAACACGATAATGATAATGATACTGAAAAAGATACTGATACGGATGACAAAATAAATAATGATAATACTGATAAAGATGATACTTCTTCAGATAAAGAGGATGATACAGACAAAGATAATAGTTCTGATAAAGATGATAGTGAATCTTTAGATAGCCTTGAATCTGGTGGTGCAAAAAATGAACTACCTACAGAATTAAAAGATAATCCAGTTGTATGGACTGTAGATGATGATATTCTTTCACAAGTCAATGACCGATATACAGAGAGTAGTGTAGTTAGAAAGTTATGTCCTACAACAAATATAGAAAAAGTTGAATATATTGATGATAAAATTAATAAAAAATTTGTTATAAAAGCAACTAGCCCTATAACAGATATTAAAAAATCTCTTTGGGAGAATAAATTAATAATTGATATTGATAATTCAAAATGTAATATGAAAGATGAAATAGCTTTTGAGGATAATACAATTATTTCAGGAGTTAGAACCAGTCAATTTGAAGACAATATAACAAGAATAGTATTTGATCTGCATGATCCTGGTAATAGATTTAATATAGGTTTATCAGAAGATAGAAAAGAGGTAAATATAGTCATTCAGGAGAATTCAATCTACAGTATACATCTTGGGCAAAACGATAAAGGAGATTTCATAAAGATATTGGGTATAAAAGCTCCGGATGTAAAAACATTTAGACTAAGTAATCCTGATAGAATAATATTTGACCTACCAAACACAATGTCATTACTAAGTACTCTATCATCTTCCGCAAAAGGACAATATATTAAAGAAATAAGGACTGCGCAGTTTGATACAACAACAACTAGAATAGTTGTAGAAACTGATGGACAAGCAGATTACAATATATTCAAGGATAGTGAATCTGCTACTATGATTCAATTCATTGAGCCATCATATGATAATATTAATTATGAGAATTATGATAGGCCAACATTAATACTTAACAAACAAGATAAAAAAATAGAAATATCTAAGATTAAATGTGTAGATGATTATATTAATAGAAAATACATAATAAATCTACCTGAGAATTATAAAGAACTCTTTGGTAGTGGTACAATAAGAATAAATGATGGAATATTCAACTCTGTTGACATCGATAATAATAATGAAGGAAATACTGTTCTAACAATTAATGAAAATACTATATATGATTATAGGATAACTGAAGATGAGGACAATATCTATATAAAAGCCTATAAACCAAAAGAATTATATTCTCAGGTCATTGTTATTGATCCTGGACATGGGGATACTGACCCAGGAGCAACTGGCAATGGAATAGCTGAAAAAGACGTTAATCTAGATATAACATTATTTCTAAAAGAATATTTAGATAAAGATAATAATATTAAAACATATTATTCAAGAACTACTGATATATATTCATCTTTAGGTGATAGATGTGATATAGCTAATGAAGTGGATTGTGACTTTTTTGTTAGTATACATAATAATTCATTCAAATCAGGTGCCAATGGTACAGAAGTATATTATCTAGCACCTTCAAGTAAACCAGGAATGACTTCTCAGAAGCTTGCGGATATATTTCTAAAGAAGATCATTGATGCAGCAGGAACTAAAAATAGAGGTTGCAAGACAGCTAATTATTATGTGCTTAGAAATACTGATATGCCAGCAATACTATTAGAAATAGCTTTCATATCCAATGCTGAAGATGCAGCTAAGTTAAAAAGTGATAAATTCAAGAAAAATGTAGCTCATTCGATTTATGAATCGATTTTAGAATCATTCAATAAATTTCCAACTGGTAGATAG
- a CDS encoding Gx transporter family protein, whose product MLYHNKITKLTKVQKMVFISMLIAFALVLSYFETYLPVLPYPGVKLGLANIITLTSLYFLGFREALVLVILRVTLNSFFTGSFITIWYSLSGGILSFLVMYLLIHISRDKMSTTGISILGAVSHNIGQLIVVMITTENINVAAAYFPILAVSGIITGILIGMTVNYIMPYINRIFN is encoded by the coding sequence ATGCTATATCACAATAAAATCACAAAATTAACTAAAGTACAAAAGATGGTATTTATTTCTATGTTGATAGCATTTGCATTGGTTTTAAGTTATTTTGAAACATATTTACCTGTATTACCTTATCCTGGAGTTAAATTAGGACTGGCAAATATAATTACATTGACAAGTTTGTATTTCTTAGGTTTTAGAGAAGCTTTGGTATTAGTAATCTTAAGAGTTACTTTAAATAGTTTTTTTACAGGTTCGTTTATTACAATTTGGTACAGTTTATCAGGAGGTATACTTAGCTTTTTGGTTATGTATTTGTTAATTCATATAAGTAGAGATAAGATGAGTACTACAGGAATAAGTATCCTGGGAGCTGTTTCACATAATATTGGACAACTAATTGTTGTAATGATAACTACTGAGAATATTAATGTAGCAGCAGCTTATTTTCCAATATTAGCTGTTTCAGGGATTATTACAGGTATACTTATTGGTATGACTGTTAATTATATAATGCCTTACATAAATCGAATATTTAATTAA
- a CDS encoding NusG domain II-containing protein — protein sequence MKGYSELMKKNDIKIILAVLIIAGIFYIFNQIRINNMSRDQLYVEINVDGELYQRIKLSEEKEIRIDGTNGYNIIKIHDDGVEIVESDCPDKICVKTGFITQVGKTIVCLPHKIYIEIVGREDELDAISQ from the coding sequence ATGAAAGGATACAGTGAATTAATGAAAAAAAATGACATAAAAATTATTTTGGCAGTATTGATTATTGCAGGAATATTTTATATTTTTAATCAGATAAGAATAAATAATATGAGTAGAGATCAATTATATGTTGAGATAAATGTTGATGGAGAATTATATCAAAGAATTAAGCTTAGTGAAGAAAAAGAAATTAGAATTGATGGAACTAATGGTTATAATATAATAAAAATACATGATGATGGGGTCGAGATTGTTGAATCTGATTGTCCAGATAAGATATGTGTTAAAACAGGATTCATAACTCAAGTAGGTAAGACTATCGTATGCCTTCCACACAAAATATATATAGAGATAGTCGGTAGAGAGGACGAATTGGATGCTATATCACAATAA
- a CDS encoding alpha/beta fold hydrolase produces MRENTFKIDGLEGHKIFVASWMPDENHLKGIVQINHGMAEHCLRYKDFANFLTDNGYGVYAHDHRGHGQSLDTDDDLGFFNDKEGWNNVIDEVYKVTQYIEKENRNIDIFLLGHSMGSLITRGYIEKYGENIKGVIISGTSATKGFLGVAGIAVARLICLAKGNRYKSKLLTNLSFGNFNKRFAPNKTEYDWLSRDENQVNKYVDDDKCGFMCTSRFYVDLLKGLSFISKKHNIEMTPKDLPILFISGDNDPVGEMGKGIRKVTDTYKSLGYNVEVILYEGARHEIINEINNDKVYKDILDFIKN; encoded by the coding sequence ATGAGAGAAAATACATTTAAGATTGACGGATTAGAGGGACATAAGATTTTTGTAGCTAGTTGGATGCCTGATGAAAATCATTTAAAAGGTATCGTTCAGATTAATCATGGCATGGCGGAGCATTGTTTAAGATATAAGGATTTCGCTAATTTCTTAACCGATAATGGTTATGGAGTATATGCTCATGATCATAGAGGGCATGGCCAAAGTCTTGATACTGATGACGATTTAGGTTTTTTTAATGATAAAGAAGGATGGAACAATGTTATTGATGAAGTATATAAGGTTACACAATACATAGAAAAAGAAAATAGAAATATTGATATATTTTTATTAGGTCATAGCATGGGTTCTCTTATAACAAGAGGATATATAGAGAAATATGGAGAGAACATTAAAGGTGTAATCATAAGTGGAACAAGTGCTACTAAAGGATTTTTGGGAGTAGCTGGAATAGCTGTAGCTAGACTGATATGTTTAGCTAAAGGAAATAGGTATAAAAGTAAATTGTTGACTAATCTGAGTTTCGGAAATTTTAATAAACGATTTGCACCAAATAAAACGGAATATGATTGGTTAAGTAGAGATGAAAATCAAGTTAACAAATATGTAGATGATGATAAATGCGGTTTTATGTGTACATCACGATTTTATGTCGATCTTTTAAAAGGATTATCCTTTATATCTAAGAAACACAATATAGAGATGACTCCTAAAGATTTACCGATTTTATTTATTTCTGGTGATAATGATCCTGTTGGTGAAATGGGTAAAGGAATAAGAAAGGTAACTGACACATATAAGTCACTTGGATATAATGTGGAAGTTATATTATACGAAGGAGCAAGGCATGAAATCATTAATGAAATAAATAATGATAAAGTTTATAAAGACATATTGGATTTTATCAAAAATTAG
- a CDS encoding lectin like domain-containing protein, which translates to MKKNIKLLFVYIFTIIFIVPTSICAIDEPQVSVILDNEFIVYDEYYGIPYINDDNRTMVPLRLTLETFGAKVEWDGELNLAVLTYEDTVVKVPIGEKFIYKNGEKIENDTYAVNKNSRIFLPIRVVMEAFDCEVLWDGANRIVIINSDYSPYIDKEDARFDLREEGNVTSVKDQKGIGACWAFAALGAIESTLLKQTGEMYDFSEDNISLGHGYNLTQNDGGYAMLALAYFARWSGPVLEEEDVYGDGIINENAKTIKHVQEAYYLPPDDLQAIKHTVKNYGGVHSSIYWESEKDDYGKYYNRNTYSLNYNGDDRFNHDVVIVGWDDNYPKENFVIEPEDDGAFICKNSYGTDFGEEGYLYVSYYDKYIGKYNMVYSRIENDDNYDRIYQSDWLGSVRDIGFNIDTGYFSNVFQTSDKEELRAVSFYTTGMNSKYEIYVVEDFNDKSDFSNMKFIESGFREYEGYYTINLKEPIILDNSKFAVIVKITTPGRKYPIAVELYNDSSTVNRTDSANNESYISYDGEIWQNIQSTMNGNVCLKAFTDVVE; encoded by the coding sequence ATGAAAAAAAATATAAAATTATTATTTGTATATATATTTACCATCATCTTTATTGTACCTACTTCCATTTGTGCTATAGATGAACCACAGGTTTCTGTTATATTAGATAACGAATTTATCGTATATGATGAGTATTACGGTATACCTTATATTAATGATGATAATAGAACTATGGTGCCTTTAAGGCTTACTTTAGAAACTTTTGGTGCAAAGGTAGAATGGGATGGTGAGTTGAACTTAGCAGTTTTAACTTATGAGGATACAGTTGTGAAAGTTCCTATAGGAGAAAAATTTATATACAAGAATGGGGAGAAAATCGAGAATGATACATATGCTGTTAATAAAAACAGTAGAATATTTTTACCTATAAGAGTAGTAATGGAGGCTTTTGATTGTGAAGTCTTATGGGATGGTGCTAACAGAATAGTTATTATTAATTCCGATTATAGTCCATATATAGATAAAGAGGATGCTAGATTTGATTTAAGAGAAGAAGGAAATGTTACTTCTGTCAAAGACCAAAAAGGGATAGGTGCGTGTTGGGCATTTGCAGCACTTGGAGCGATAGAATCTACTTTGTTGAAACAAACAGGTGAGATGTATGATTTTTCCGAAGATAATATTAGTTTAGGTCATGGATACAATCTAACTCAAAATGATGGAGGATATGCAATGCTAGCTTTAGCATATTTTGCTAGATGGTCAGGTCCTGTATTGGAAGAAGAAGATGTATATGGTGATGGTATAATAAATGAAAATGCCAAAACCATTAAGCATGTGCAAGAAGCTTATTATCTACCACCAGATGATTTACAAGCTATTAAACATACGGTTAAAAACTATGGTGGAGTTCATTCATCGATTTATTGGGAGTCTGAAAAAGATGATTACGGTAAATATTATAATAGAAATACGTATTCTTTAAACTATAATGGTGATGATAGATTTAATCATGATGTTGTAATCGTCGGTTGGGATGATAACTATCCAAAAGAAAATTTTGTAATTGAACCTGAAGACGATGGTGCATTCATTTGCAAAAATAGTTATGGAACTGATTTTGGAGAAGAAGGATATCTATATGTATCTTATTATGATAAGTATATAGGTAAATACAACATGGTATATAGTAGAATTGAAAATGATGATAATTATGATAGAATATATCAATCAGATTGGCTGGGATCAGTTAGAGATATTGGATTTAACATAGATACTGGATATTTTTCTAATGTATTTCAAACTAGTGATAAAGAAGAGCTTAGAGCCGTTAGTTTCTATACAACAGGAATGAATTCAAAATATGAAATATATGTGGTGGAAGATTTCAATGATAAATCTGATTTCAGTAATATGAAGTTTATAGAAAGTGGTTTTAGAGAGTATGAAGGTTACTATACAATTAATCTCAAAGAACCTATTATTCTAGATAATTCCAAATTTGCTGTCATTGTTAAGATAACGACTCCAGGAAGAAAGTACCCAATAGCTGTAGAGCTATATAATGATAGTAGTACTGTGAATAGGACAGATTCTGCCAATAATGAAAGTTATATAAGTTATGATGGAGAAATATGGCAAAATATACAGAGCACAATGAATGGTAATGTATGTTTAAAAGCATTTACCGATGTTGTTGAATAA
- a CDS encoding THUMP domain-containing class I SAM-dependent RNA methyltransferase, with amino-acid sequence MSYIELTTPCIFGVESILKKEIINLGYEIKRVEDGRITYIADELGVCRSNIWLRTAERVLINVGEFKATSFEELFDKTKELPWENWIPQDGKFWVKKASSIKSKLFSPSDIQSIIKKAIVEKLKNTYHINWFNEDGDDYPIRVFIKKDRVSICLDTSGEALHKRGYRTFTSKAPIGETLAAAIIQLSPWNKDRILVDPFCGSGTIPIEAAMIAMNMAPGLNREFTAEKWKNIIPVKSWFKAVDEANDVIDTTCKLNISGYDIDYNVLKLARENVKNAGVEDMIHFQERDMRKTSSNKKYGFIITNPPYGERLGDKDTVIELYKDMKITFDKNLDDWSYFVITAFEEFERYFGKSADKKRKLYTGMMKANLYQYFGNKPPKRVHLTS; translated from the coding sequence ATGTCATATATTGAATTAACGACACCTTGTATTTTCGGGGTAGAATCTATACTAAAAAAAGAAATTATTAATTTAGGTTATGAAATAAAAAGAGTCGAAGATGGAAGAATAACCTATATCGCAGATGAACTTGGTGTTTGTAGATCTAATATTTGGCTTAGGACAGCAGAAAGAGTTTTAATTAATGTAGGAGAATTCAAGGCTACCAGTTTTGAAGAATTATTTGATAAAACAAAAGAATTGCCATGGGAAAATTGGATACCACAAGATGGAAAATTTTGGGTTAAGAAAGCTTCTTCAATAAAATCAAAATTGTTTAGCCCTTCAGATATTCAATCGATTATAAAAAAAGCTATAGTTGAAAAGTTAAAGAATACTTATCATATAAATTGGTTTAATGAAGATGGAGATGACTATCCTATAAGGGTATTTATAAAAAAAGATAGAGTATCCATATGTTTGGATACTAGTGGTGAAGCGCTTCATAAGAGAGGTTATAGAACGTTTACCAGTAAAGCACCAATCGGTGAAACTTTAGCTGCTGCTATTATTCAATTATCACCTTGGAATAAGGATAGAATATTAGTTGATCCCTTCTGCGGAAGTGGAACAATACCTATTGAGGCAGCTATGATAGCCATGAATATGGCTCCGGGGCTTAACAGGGAATTTACAGCAGAAAAATGGAAAAATATTATACCTGTTAAATCATGGTTTAAAGCAGTTGACGAAGCAAATGATGTCATTGATACAACATGTAAGTTGAATATATCAGGTTATGATATAGATTATAATGTTCTCAAGTTGGCAAGAGAAAATGTAAAAAATGCAGGCGTTGAAGATATGATTCATTTTCAAGAAAGAGATATGAGAAAAACTAGCAGTAACAAAAAATATGGATTCATTATCACCAATCCTCCTTATGGAGAGAGACTTGGTGATAAAGACACAGTTATAGAATTGTATAAGGATATGAAAATTACTTTTGATAAAAACTTAGATGATTGGTCTTATTTCGTTATTACCGCATTCGAAGAATTTGAAAGATATTTTGGTAAGAGTGCGGACAAAAAGAGGAAATTATATACAGGAATGATGAAGGCTAATCTTTATCAATACTTTGGCAATAAACCTCCTAAAAGAGTACATTTGACTAGCTAA
- a CDS encoding DUF1189 domain-containing protein produces the protein MEKTGNPNIFTKFIKSFTDFRVYNRIRSESLGKSFLYLILLSLIIGVVFSIVIVSKTNDSIDSTIEFLESDDMPNITVSNGILDIDMDKPLIVSQDNEFIFIVDMTSEYDLNDLVGYSIGYLVTPERIIISQAGSPPMPLEFKALSDFNINKESVLDMIQKFRGIVVGIIIFITIAGTILFNLFASLLLSVMGTISNSILNANLSYSELYKIGIYALTLPAIIILILNCFGIGIAFAWKILIYLVISTIIITMALKNIIQNNNNNPTIDNNNDSYYN, from the coding sequence ATGGAAAAAACTGGTAATCCAAATATTTTTACTAAATTCATAAAAAGTTTTACCGATTTTCGTGTTTATAACAGAATTAGATCCGAATCACTAGGGAAATCATTCCTTTACTTAATTCTACTTTCATTAATTATCGGAGTAGTATTTAGCATTGTTATCGTATCTAAGACCAATGATTCTATAGATAGTACAATTGAATTTTTAGAATCAGATGATATGCCAAATATAACAGTTTCAAATGGAATTCTTGATATTGATATGGATAAACCATTAATCGTTTCTCAAGATAATGAATTCATATTTATTGTAGATATGACATCTGAATATGATCTAAATGATCTAGTAGGATATTCTATAGGATATTTAGTTACTCCAGAAAGAATTATAATCAGTCAAGCTGGTAGTCCTCCAATGCCATTGGAATTTAAAGCTTTAAGTGATTTCAACATTAATAAAGAATCCGTTTTAGATATGATTCAAAAATTCAGAGGCATAGTTGTTGGTATAATCATCTTCATAACAATTGCAGGTACTATTTTATTTAATCTATTCGCAAGTTTATTATTAAGTGTTATGGGTACAATTTCTAATTCTATATTGAATGCCAATTTAAGTTATAGTGAATTATACAAGATAGGAATATACGCTTTAACACTTCCAGCAATAATTATCCTTATACTTAATTGTTTTGGAATTGGTATAGCATTTGCTTGGAAAATTCTTATTTATTTAGTCATTTCAACAATCATTATAACTATGGCACTTAAGAATATAATACAAAACAATAATAATAATCCAACAATCGATAATAATAATGACTCCTATTATAATTAA